CACCGGAAAGTGTTTTCGCTACGCCAAAATCCGAGATTTTGATTTCCCCTTTCGCGTTCGCCAGGACGTTAGCAGGCTTGATATCGCGGTGAATCATGTTTAGATGATGCAGGAACTCGAGACCTTTGAACAGCTCGCGTGCAATGTAGGCAAGCATATCCTCGCTAAAACCCTCCGGATGTCTGTCGATAAGATTATTCATGGTTCCACAGTCCATGTACTCAAGCACAACGTACAGCCGGCCGTCGCGGAAAAATGCCTCATAGGAGGAGACAACGTTGTGGTGCTTCACCGCAGCCACCTGACGAAGCTCCGCTTCCAAGGCACAACGCATGTCGTCTGAGTCTCCGTCAAAAGAAATGTACTTCATCGCGTACTTTTCCCCGGTAATTTTGTGCTGTGCAACACGAACTTTTCCTTGCGAGCCTTTTCCCAGCTCTGAGCCAATCCGTAAATCCTCAAATTTGATCTTGTTCATGACAGCATCTGATTTTGGTTGGCCGCTACCTGACGATGAGCCGGGACCCTGAGCTATACCCGTCTGTTTCACACGCATTTCAACTCCGCCCTCACCTTTCACCACTAGCGTCATGGT
This Leishmania major strain Friedlin complete genome, chromosome 24 DNA region includes the following protein-coding sequences:
- a CDS encoding mitogen-activated protein kinase, translating into MPPKRPQALEKLHVAPHDKAVSITDTMTLVVKGEGGVEMRVKQTGIAQGPGSSSGSGQPKSDAVMNKIKFEDLRIGSELGKGSQGKVRVAQHKITGEKYAMKYISFDGDSDDMRCALEAELRQVAAVKHHNVVSSYEAFFRDGRLYVVLEYMDCGTMNNLIDRHPEGFSEDMLAYIARELFKGLEFLHHLNMIHRDIKPANVLANAKGEIKISDFGVAKTLSGGDLQTLSAQGSVPYMSPERIQSKPYSFNSDIWSAGLTIAECAFREYAFASLKPKLFELCQAIASGTAKINWDDRETKFSDEFKEFIELCLRPEATRPSATEMLNHSLIQKASNVNPLEAGKWMSAKK